A genomic segment from Pristiophorus japonicus isolate sPriJap1 chromosome 16, sPriJap1.hap1, whole genome shotgun sequence encodes:
- the gusb gene encoding beta-glucuronidase isoform X1, whose translation MEVVWLFWVSLLGFTCALTPRETHSRELKELSGLWSFRADQSANRNQGFEEDWYRRPLRETGPVIDMPVPASYNDLTQDHKLRDFIGWVWYEKEVWVPRQWISSDAGKRVVLCVGSASYYSVVWVNGARVAFHEGGHLPFEADITKVIQSSPTLQCRITIAVNNTLTPYTLPPGRIQYMTDTKRYPPGYFVQMTSFDFFNYAGIHRPVVLYTTPNVYIDDLTVTTDFQDDTGIVNYNVSIQGSTHVSLSLTLCDQRGQVVASVTDAPTIGQLKLYKPTLWWPYLMHENPAYLYSLEVYMKSRNGSTQYEDVYKLPVGIRKVQVTKTQFLINGKPFYFHGVNKHEDSDMRGKGLDWSVIIKDFNLLQWLGANSFRTSHYPYAEEIMDLCDKYGIVVIDECPGVGIKDPLSFGNKSLTHHLTVMEELVHRDKNRPSVVMWSVANEPASGLLEADYYFKTLISYTKAMDPTRPVTFVTDTSYAIDKAMQYTDVICVNSYFSWYHDSGHLGIIQLQLANQFEDWYNKYQKPIIQSEYGADTIAGMHSDPPVMFTEEYQQAVMHEYFKIFDEKRKDYLIGELIWNFADFMTAQSTTRVGGNKKGIFTRQRQPKSSAFILRDRYWKLANETRYIPLRYHAGGHH comes from the exons ACAGGGCCAGTGATTGACATGCCTGTTCCAGCAAGTTACAACGACCTCACACAGGACCACAAGTTGAGAGATTTCATTGGCTGGGTGTGGTATGAAAAGGAGGTTTGGGTGCCCAGGCAGTGGATTTCATCTGATGCGGGGAAGAGAGTTGTACTCTGTGTTGGCAGTGCCAGTTACTACTCTGTTGTT TGGGTAAATGGAGCTCGCGTTGCCTTCCATGAAGGTGGCCACCTTCCTTTTGAAGCTGACATTACTAAAGTTATTCAGAGTAGTCCAACTCTTCAGTGCAGAATCACCATTGCAGTAAACAACACACTTACCCCATATACTTTACCTCCAGGAAGGATTCAATACATGACTGATACAAAAAG ATATCCTCCGGGTTATTTTGTGCAGATGACCAGCTTTGATTTCTTCAACTATGCTGGGATTCATCGGCCAGTTGTACTATACACCACACCCAATGTCTACATAGATGATCTAACGGTTACAACAGACTTTCAAGATGACACAG GGATTGTAAATTATAATGTGTCCATACAGGGGAGTACACACGTTTCATTGTCACTAACGTTGTGTGATCAAAGAGGGCAGGTTGTTGCTTCAGTCACAGATGCACCTACAATTGGACAGCTGAAATTATATAAACCTACTCTGTGGTGGCCATACCTTATGCATGAGAACCCTGCATACCTTTATAGCCTCGAG GTTTACATGAAGAGCAGAAATGGTAGCACTCAGTATGAAGATGTTTACAAATTACCTGTAGGAATTCGCAAGGTCCAAGTTACCAAGACCCAATTCCTTATCAATGGGAAGCCATTTTATTTCCATGGAGTAAATAAACATGAAGATTCAGAT ATGCGAGGGAAAGGCCTCGACTGGTCAGTGATTATCAAGGACTTTAACCTTCTTCAATGGCTGGGAGCAAATTCATTTCGTACAAGCCATTATCCATATGCAGAAGAAATTATGGATTTGTGTGACAAATATGGGATTGTGGTCATTGATGAGTGCCCAGGCGTGGGAATCAAAGATCC TCTGAGCTTTGGAAATAAGTCTCTCACTCATCATTTGACTGTAATGGAGGAGCTGGTACACAGAGATAAAAACAGGCCGTCGGTAGTGATGTGGTCCGTTGCTAATGAACCAGCATCCGGGCTACTAGAAGCAGATTATTACTTCAA GACTTTAATATCGTATACTAAAGCAATGGATCCAACCAGGCCTGTTACCTTTGTAACAGACACCAGCTATGCGATTGACAAAGCT ATGCAATACACAGATGTTATTTGTGTGAACAGCTATTTTTCCTGGTACCATGACTCGGGCCATCTGGGGATCATTCAGTTGCAACTTGCCAACCAGTTTGAGGACTGGTATAATAAATACCAAAAACCAATTATTCAGAGCGAATATGGAGCAGATACTATTGCAGGAATGCATAGT GATCCCCCAGTAATGTTTACAGAAGAGTACCAGCAAGCTGTAATGCATGAATATTTTAAAATATTCGATGAAAAAAGGAAAGACTACTTGATTGGAGAACTCATTTGGAATTTTGCAGACTTCATGACTGCCCAAT CCACAACACGTGTAGGCGGGAACAAAAAAGGGATCTTCACTCGCCAGAGACAGCCTAAATCGTCAGCTTTCATTCTTCGGGATCGCTACTGGAAACTAGCAAATGAGACCAGATACATTCCTTTGAGGTATCATGCTGGTGGCCATCACTGA
- the gusb gene encoding beta-glucuronidase isoform X2, which yields MKRRFGCPGSGFHLMRGRELYSVLAVPVTTLLLYPPGYFVQMTSFDFFNYAGIHRPVVLYTTPNVYIDDLTVTTDFQDDTGIVNYNVSIQGSTHVSLSLTLCDQRGQVVASVTDAPTIGQLKLYKPTLWWPYLMHENPAYLYSLEVYMKSRNGSTQYEDVYKLPVGIRKVQVTKTQFLINGKPFYFHGVNKHEDSDMRGKGLDWSVIIKDFNLLQWLGANSFRTSHYPYAEEIMDLCDKYGIVVIDECPGVGIKDPLSFGNKSLTHHLTVMEELVHRDKNRPSVVMWSVANEPASGLLEADYYFKTLISYTKAMDPTRPVTFVTDTSYAIDKAMQYTDVICVNSYFSWYHDSGHLGIIQLQLANQFEDWYNKYQKPIIQSEYGADTIAGMHSDPPVMFTEEYQQAVMHEYFKIFDEKRKDYLIGELIWNFADFMTAQSTTRVGGNKKGIFTRQRQPKSSAFILRDRYWKLANETRYIPLRYHAGGHH from the exons ATGAAAAGGAGGTTTGGGTGCCCAGGCAGTGGATTTCATCTGATGCGGGGAAGAGAGTTGTACTCTGTGTTGGCAGTGCCAGTTACTACTCTGTTGTT ATATCCTCCGGGTTATTTTGTGCAGATGACCAGCTTTGATTTCTTCAACTATGCTGGGATTCATCGGCCAGTTGTACTATACACCACACCCAATGTCTACATAGATGATCTAACGGTTACAACAGACTTTCAAGATGACACAG GGATTGTAAATTATAATGTGTCCATACAGGGGAGTACACACGTTTCATTGTCACTAACGTTGTGTGATCAAAGAGGGCAGGTTGTTGCTTCAGTCACAGATGCACCTACAATTGGACAGCTGAAATTATATAAACCTACTCTGTGGTGGCCATACCTTATGCATGAGAACCCTGCATACCTTTATAGCCTCGAG GTTTACATGAAGAGCAGAAATGGTAGCACTCAGTATGAAGATGTTTACAAATTACCTGTAGGAATTCGCAAGGTCCAAGTTACCAAGACCCAATTCCTTATCAATGGGAAGCCATTTTATTTCCATGGAGTAAATAAACATGAAGATTCAGAT ATGCGAGGGAAAGGCCTCGACTGGTCAGTGATTATCAAGGACTTTAACCTTCTTCAATGGCTGGGAGCAAATTCATTTCGTACAAGCCATTATCCATATGCAGAAGAAATTATGGATTTGTGTGACAAATATGGGATTGTGGTCATTGATGAGTGCCCAGGCGTGGGAATCAAAGATCC TCTGAGCTTTGGAAATAAGTCTCTCACTCATCATTTGACTGTAATGGAGGAGCTGGTACACAGAGATAAAAACAGGCCGTCGGTAGTGATGTGGTCCGTTGCTAATGAACCAGCATCCGGGCTACTAGAAGCAGATTATTACTTCAA GACTTTAATATCGTATACTAAAGCAATGGATCCAACCAGGCCTGTTACCTTTGTAACAGACACCAGCTATGCGATTGACAAAGCT ATGCAATACACAGATGTTATTTGTGTGAACAGCTATTTTTCCTGGTACCATGACTCGGGCCATCTGGGGATCATTCAGTTGCAACTTGCCAACCAGTTTGAGGACTGGTATAATAAATACCAAAAACCAATTATTCAGAGCGAATATGGAGCAGATACTATTGCAGGAATGCATAGT GATCCCCCAGTAATGTTTACAGAAGAGTACCAGCAAGCTGTAATGCATGAATATTTTAAAATATTCGATGAAAAAAGGAAAGACTACTTGATTGGAGAACTCATTTGGAATTTTGCAGACTTCATGACTGCCCAAT CCACAACACGTGTAGGCGGGAACAAAAAAGGGATCTTCACTCGCCAGAGACAGCCTAAATCGTCAGCTTTCATTCTTCGGGATCGCTACTGGAAACTAGCAAATGAGACCAGATACATTCCTTTGAGGTATCATGCTGGTGGCCATCACTGA